AGGATGAATGGAAGAAGATTGACGGCGAGTGGTATTATTTCGGACCGGACGGTTATATGGAGAGCGGCAGGTGGATCACAGATCAGGAGGGCCGCAGCTACCAGTTGGATGACAAGGGGCATATCATACCGCAGGAAGGGGAGACGTATGCGGAGACTGCCCCGGTCATAGTGGCAGGCGGGACCGCCACAGGGTCGGATGCGGTTGCCGGGCAGGATGAGCCGTTATCCTCTGGAACGCAGGAAGGCCAATAGCCTGCGTGTTATCGGCGTTTCAGGCTGTGGAGGGAAGGATTGTCAATCAGCCCGCCATCTTCAGCAAAACGGGAACCGTGGCACGGGCAGTCCCAGGAATGCTCCTGCGGGTTCCATTTTAGTGCACAGCCCATATGTGGGCAGCGGGGTACTGTGGGGGTCAGTATGTTTGCGGTCGCCTGGATGGCGTTTGCGGCAAGCTGGGGCTTTAACATGCTCCGGGATGGGGAAAAGACGGAGCTGTAGGCGGGCGTATCTCCCATGACCAGGCTGGTCAGAAGCCGTGCAGAGACCATGGACCCGGTCATCCCCCATTTGTTGAAGCCGGTAGCCACATAGAGGCCGGGAGTATTTTTGGAATACTGTCCGACATAAGGAACGCTGTCTAAGGTCATGCAGTCCTGGGCGGCCCAGTGGTACAGCTCCTTTGCGTTGGGATAGTATTCGCCCGCAAGTTTTCGCAGCTCATCCCAGCCGCCGCCTGTTTTGCCGGTACGGTGTCCTCCGCCGCCAAAGAGCAGCAGTCCGCCGCAGTTACGAAACGACAGGCCGCCTGACGCCGCGTCCACGTACATACCGTTCACATCTGCGGCGTGTTCCAGCGCAAGCACATAGGAGCGCTGCTGGTACATTTTTAAAAAGTAGCTGCCATGCCGGTTGATAAACGGAAAGTGGGTGGCTACAATGATCTTGTCCGCGGTAATATCACCGTAGTCGGTGACCGCCCTGTGCGGCGCGACGTCTTTTATCATGGTATTTTCATAAATATTCAGATCCTCTGCAATCCCTCCCAGAAACTTTAATGGATGGAACTGGGCCTGCCCTGGAAAGCGGACTGCGCCGGTGACCGGAAACGGCAGTGGGATATCCCGGACCAGTTCAGCAGGAAACCCCAGTTTAAGAAGTGTTTGGACCTCTTTTTCCAGTGCTTCGTTTCCTGTTGTGGAGTAGACATAGGAGTCCATCTCCTTAAAATCGCAGGGATAATCCCCACACAGTTTTTTGTAGACGGCTACGGCTTCCTGATTGGCACGCAGATAGAGGGCAGCGTTCTGTGCGCCTGCGCTTTTTGCAAGTTTATGGTAGATCAGCCCGTGCTGGGAGGTGATCTTTGCGGTGGTATTTTTGGTGATGCCGCTGCCTATGGTTTTTGCTTCCGCCAGGATGTAGTTGACACCGGCATCCTTTAACATATAGGCGCAGAGGATTCCTGCCAGCCCTCCGCCGATGATCAGCACATCTGTGCGGACGTCTTTTTCCAGGTGTGGGAAACGGGGTAATGTAACAGAATCAGACCATTTGGAAATCATATTATCACGACCATTCTTTTTAGTTTTTCAGGTATTGTAAATGCGGTTGTCTTTAGTGTGCGGATATTTGGGGAGAAATATTCCGGATCAGACAGAGATATTATCAGGAGAGTTCCATTGGGGACTCTTTTTGCTTTTATAAAAAAATATATAAATATATAAAAAAATAAAAATCGTGTATTGACATTTGAAGTAGTACCGTATATGATTGTATTATAAAAAAATATATAAATTTATAAAAATAATTAAGATGAATATCTGCCAATATTGGTGGTAAGGACGCCATTTCCAATGGCAGGCAGTGTTCCGGAGGGGAGGATTTCACAATGATACATTTTGAGAAGTTGGATACACCTTCGCTGCTGATTGATATAGAGCAGGCCAGGAAGAATATTTTGGAAATGCAGAAGCTGGCGGATGAACTGGGGGTAACATTACGTCCACATACAAAAACCCATAAAATGCCTTATTTTGCGAAGCTGCAGATGGAGGCAGGCGCCTGCGGGATCGCGGTCGCGAAGATCGGAGAAGCGGAGGTTATGGCTGAGAATGGGATCGGAGATATATTTATTGCCAATGAGATTGTGGGGATTCAGAAATATGAGAGGCTTTTAAGGCTTCATGAGAAGATAACCATTCGATGCGGTGTGGACAGCCCTTTCCAGATTGACCAGATCGAGGAGGTTTTTTCCGGAGCGGAAAAACCGTTAGAAGTCCTGATCGAACTGGAGGTGGGAGAAAACAGGAGCGGGGTCATTACAGACAGCCATTTGACGGAACTTGTAGAACACATTAAGAAAAAAGAACATGTCATATTAAAAGGGATATTTTCCCATGAGGGCCATACCTATAAAGCACCGGATGCTGGAGCCTGCAGACATCTTGCAGAGGAGAGCTATCACCGCACATTACGGGCGGCAGACTTGATCCGCAGCCACGGGGTTGAACCAGAGATCATCAGTATTGGTGCAACGCCCAGCATTATGAACCATGCATTTTTGGAGGGGATCACAGAACTGCGTCTGGGAACCTATATTTTCATGGATATGGGGCAGAGCAGGGCGGTCGGTGATTACAGCAGATGTGCAGCCACCATTCTGGCAACCGTGATCAGCAAGCCGACAGATACCCGGGTTGTGCTGGATACAGGGGCGAAGGCGCTGGTGCCTCAAAACAGGAGTGAAGGAATCTGTGCCACCGGAGGATTTGGATGTGTGCTGGGGGAGGAAGATGTAGTGATCAGTAATATGTTCGACGAACATGGGCTGATAGAAAATAAGGATTTCCACGACCGGGTTTCCCTGGGGGATAAAGTCCGGATCATACCCAGCCATATTTGTCCGACAGTCAATCTTTACGATGAAGCGGCTCTGATCTCGGACGGATTGGTCGTTGGGACCGTGCCGATACTCTGCAGGGGAAAAACACAGTAGAAAAAGGAAGGAGGGCCTATATGGCGGACACACGGGAAATACAAAGGATCATCATGGAAGAACGGGAAGCTTTTGAACAGATCAGTGACCAGATCTGGGAATTTGCGGAGATGCGGTACCAGGAATTTGAGTCGGCAAAGCTGCTCTGCAGGACCCTGGATGCATGCGGTTTTCAGGTCACAAGGCCGATCGCCGGGATCGAGACGGCATTCATGGGGGAGTATGGGACCGGCAGGCCAGTCATTGCGTTTTTGGGGGAGTATGACGCTTTGCCGGAGATGAGCCAGAAAGCGGATTCGACCGTTCAGGAACCTCTTGTACCGGGAGCCTGTGGACATGGATGTGGACATCATCTGCTGGGGACCGGAAGCCTGGAAGCGGCATATGCGGTAAAAAAACTGATAGAGGGCGGAGCCTTAAAGGGAACAGTGCGGTATTATGGCTGTCCGGCGGAGGAAGGCGGGGCAGGAAAAGGCTTTATGGTCCGCGCCGGAGTGTTCCGGGATGCCGATATCTGCCTGACCTGGCATCCTATGGACGCCAACGGGGTTATGAACCATACGCTGGCAAACATGAGATTTTTCTTCAGGTTCCATGGGGTCAGCGCCCATGCCAGCGCCAACCCCCATATGGGACGGAGCGCCCTTGATGCGTTAGAGCTTACCAATGTGGGCTGCAATTATCTCAGGGAACATATTATCCCGGAGGCGAGGCTTCATTATGCAGTGACCAATACAGGAGGAGCAGCGCCGAATGTGGTACAGGCCTATGCGGAAGAAATATATTGTATCCGTGCGCCAGGGCAGGACCAGCTTGAGGAGATATTTGAAAGGGTCTGCAATGTGGCGCGGGGAGCTGCACTGATGACAGATACCAGGGTGGATATCCAGGTGGTATCGGCGTATGCCAATATCATTCCCAACCGTACGCTGCGGGAGTTGGCTTTGGAAAAAATGCGGGAGTTCTGTCCTCTGTACTATACGGAGGAGGAACTGGCATACGCAGCAGCGTATCAGGAAGGAGGTGCGGTTGAGCCGATCAACAAGAGGGTGGTTGAGGAAAATGCGCCGTTCAGTGGTTCTACAGATGTAGGTGATGTGAGCTGGAATGTGCCAACACTCTCTCTGGGTATTACTGCTTATGCGGCGGGTACAGCGCTCCATTCCTGGCGCAGCACGGCCCAGGGGAAATCTTCTGTCGCTAAGAAGGGGATGCACCTGGCGGCCTGTGTCATGGCGGCAGTGGCGGCGGAGCTGTTTGAAAACAGTGGGCTGAGAGAACAGGTAAGGGAAGACTTTAAGAAAGAAACGGGCAGCGGAGGTTACCGGAGTCTGCTCCCTGGGGATGCAGCTCCGGGAGATTTTTAAAGAGAGGTAATGGATAATATGGAAACTGTCGCACAGGTATGCAATATACAGCCTAATGGACACTATGTCCAGGCAACTGTACATAATGGAACGATCTATGTATCCGGCCAATTTTCCGTGGATGCAGATACGGGGGAACGGAAATTCGGTACGGTGCGGGAGGAGGCAAAACAGGCACTGGATAATATTGAGCTGATACTGAAAGCATTGGGCTCCGACCGCAGTAAAATATTGAAGACTACAGCTTATGTATGCAGTATGGACGACTGGGGGGAGGTAAATGAAGCCTATGCCGGGTTCTTTAAAGAACACCGGCCGGCCCGTACCATTGTCAATGCAAAGGAACTGCACTTTGGGTTTAAAGTTGAGATTGAGGCGATTGCGGCATTGTAGGTCAGGTTAAAGCCGGGCTCGTCCCATGATCTCTGTGATTTTAGCCATTGCCGCCTGGATCATGCTGTCGTCTTTGCGGGAGGCCTTACAGACGAGAGAGATGTTGCGTTTCAAAGGTGTGTTTTCAATGGAACAGAGAACAGGGCGCTCCAGTCCTTCCATGGAAGATGAGTTCTGATGGTAAACAGAGAGCGTAAAAGCAATCCCCATGCCGGCGCCTGCAAGCCAGTAAGATGTTTCGCTGTTGTTGATATTTAATGTGTATCCCGGTTTGATATGGTAACGTGAAAAAATGAAATTGCTGAACCGGGATAGTCCATACCCCGGCTGCCCCAGGATGAATCTCTGGCCATTTAAGCATTCAGGAGTGAGGATACAGGGGTTTTCCGTACTATTTCCGGATAGGTCGCGGCCTTTTAGGACAGGGTGGTTCCTGGGGACTGCCAGGAAGACATCTTCTGTCGACAGTGCAGCGGCATAAAGTTCTTGGGACACGGTTGCTGTGGCGAGAATGCCAAGGTCCACAGATCCATTTTTTATCAGGGCCTCTGTCTCGCTGTCAGGACCTTCCTGTGTCTGGATGGAAAGCTGGGGATGGATTCTGCATAGCTCTGGAAGCAATAAGGGAAGCCAGAAACGTCCTCGGTTGATCCCGATTCCCAGAACCAGGTTCCGTGGAGATGTGTGCCTGTAGCTAAGAAGGGTATAGAACAATTTCTCTTCCATAGCCCTGATCTTTTTCATCTCAGTCAGATAGAGCTCTCCTTCGGGAGTGATCTCAAGCGGGATCTTCGATCGGTCAAAGATCCTGATCCCAAGCTCCTCCTCCAGGCGTTTGATACGCAGAGTCATAGCTGGCTGACTGATGAACATCCGCTCTGCCGCTTTTGTCAGATTCCGTTCTTCTGCGACAGCAAGGATATAGTCGAACTGGTCCATAAAATTCCTCCGTGGCAAGTTATAATTATTTGCTTTTATTATATATGAACAAACTCTAATTAATCAAGAACTATTTTTATAGATATAATATTTTTATTATAACTCACTGACGAATTACAAATTGGACACGGAAGGATTCTTTCTTTAAAATAAAAAACAGATAAAGCGGAGCGCGCCCGCTTGTCAATTCTAAGGAGGGGTTATATGAAGATTACTGATGTGTATTCCCAGAGCTACCGATGGCCGAAGGAAAAACCAATTCAGAATGGAAAGCATATTTTCACACACAATGAGCTGAACCTGGCGGTGATTGAGACCGATGAGGGGATCACTGGTTATGGGACCAGCTACAGTGTGGATTATGTGGAATATCTGAAAAAATTCCTGATCGGTGAAAATCCATTCTGTGTGGAGCGGTTATGGGACAAGATGTGGGAGACAAAGGTTTTGGGGAGGAGGAGCATTTCAACCAGAAGCATCTCGGCTCTGGATATTGCGTTGTGGGATATCAGGAGCAAAGCGGCCAATATCCCGTTATACCAGCTCTTGGGCGGGTACCGGGAGGAGATCCCCTGCTATATCGCCGGGGGGTATTATGCGAAGGATAAAGGGATCCTCGAGCTTCAGAAAGAGATGGAGGAGTATTTAAGCTGGGGCGTAAAAAATGTAAAAATGAAGGTCGGTGTCCTGAGTATGAAGGAGGATGCAGCCCGCGTCAGGGCGGTCCGCGAGGTGATCGGGGACGATGTGCGCCTGATGGTGGATGCAAATTGTGCATACCGCGGATATGAGGCGGTGGAGTTTGCGAATATGATCGCAGAGTACCGGCCTTACTGGTTTGAGGAGCCGGTGATGCCGGACGACTATGACGGGATGCGCATGTTTTCAGAAAAGAGCCCGATCCCCCTGGCTACAGGTGAAAATGAATACACCTGCTATGGGTTTAGGGATCTGATCGGGCGTGGGAAGCCGGCGATCCTGAATCCGGATGCGGGCAGTCTGGGAGGGATCACAGAGTTTCTGAAAATAGCGGCCCTTTCCCGCGCCGACAATGTGGCTCTGAGCCCCCATGGACAGCAGCAGATCCACATTCAGCTGGACTGTGCTGTACCAGATGTGGTAATGGCAGAATTCTATCCACCGCAGTAT
This portion of the Clostridium sp. AN503 genome encodes:
- a CDS encoding mandelate racemase/muconate lactonizing enzyme family protein, translated to MKITDVYSQSYRWPKEKPIQNGKHIFTHNELNLAVIETDEGITGYGTSYSVDYVEYLKKFLIGENPFCVERLWDKMWETKVLGRRSISTRSISALDIALWDIRSKAANIPLYQLLGGYREEIPCYIAGGYYAKDKGILELQKEMEEYLSWGVKNVKMKVGVLSMKEDAARVRAVREVIGDDVRLMVDANCAYRGYEAVEFANMIAEYRPYWFEEPVMPDDYDGMRMFSEKSPIPLATGENEYTCYGFRDLIGRGKPAILNPDAGSLGGITEFLKIAALSRADNVALSPHGQQQIHIQLDCAVPDVVMAEFYPPQYDAKIYESFKNPIRFDPKTGMVAPNREPGTGLDINYEVLKDYRVK
- a CDS encoding FAD-dependent oxidoreductase, whose protein sequence is MISKWSDSVTLPRFPHLEKDVRTDVLIIGGGLAGILCAYMLKDAGVNYILAEAKTIGSGITKNTTAKITSQHGLIYHKLAKSAGAQNAALYLRANQEAVAVYKKLCGDYPCDFKEMDSYVYSTTGNEALEKEVQTLLKLGFPAELVRDIPLPFPVTGAVRFPGQAQFHPLKFLGGIAEDLNIYENTMIKDVAPHRAVTDYGDITADKIIVATHFPFINRHGSYFLKMYQQRSYVLALEHAADVNGMYVDAASGGLSFRNCGGLLLFGGGGHRTGKTGGGWDELRKLAGEYYPNAKELYHWAAQDCMTLDSVPYVGQYSKNTPGLYVATGFNKWGMTGSMVSARLLTSLVMGDTPAYSSVFSPSRSMLKPQLAANAIQATANILTPTVPRCPHMGCALKWNPQEHSWDCPCHGSRFAEDGGLIDNPSLHSLKRR
- a CDS encoding alanine racemase, translated to MIHFEKLDTPSLLIDIEQARKNILEMQKLADELGVTLRPHTKTHKMPYFAKLQMEAGACGIAVAKIGEAEVMAENGIGDIFIANEIVGIQKYERLLRLHEKITIRCGVDSPFQIDQIEEVFSGAEKPLEVLIELEVGENRSGVITDSHLTELVEHIKKKEHVILKGIFSHEGHTYKAPDAGACRHLAEESYHRTLRAADLIRSHGVEPEIISIGATPSIMNHAFLEGITELRLGTYIFMDMGQSRAVGDYSRCAATILATVISKPTDTRVVLDTGAKALVPQNRSEGICATGGFGCVLGEEDVVISNMFDEHGLIENKDFHDRVSLGDKVRIIPSHICPTVNLYDEAALISDGLVVGTVPILCRGKTQ
- a CDS encoding RidA family protein, coding for MDNMETVAQVCNIQPNGHYVQATVHNGTIYVSGQFSVDADTGERKFGTVREEAKQALDNIELILKALGSDRSKILKTTAYVCSMDDWGEVNEAYAGFFKEHRPARTIVNAKELHFGFKVEIEAIAAL
- a CDS encoding LysR family transcriptional regulator — its product is MDQFDYILAVAEERNLTKAAERMFISQPAMTLRIKRLEEELGIRIFDRSKIPLEITPEGELYLTEMKKIRAMEEKLFYTLLSYRHTSPRNLVLGIGINRGRFWLPLLLPELCRIHPQLSIQTQEGPDSETEALIKNGSVDLGILATATVSQELYAAALSTEDVFLAVPRNHPVLKGRDLSGNSTENPCILTPECLNGQRFILGQPGYGLSRFSNFIFSRYHIKPGYTLNINNSETSYWLAGAGMGIAFTLSVYHQNSSSMEGLERPVLCSIENTPLKRNISLVCKASRKDDSMIQAAMAKITEIMGRARL
- a CDS encoding amidohydrolase produces the protein MADTREIQRIIMEEREAFEQISDQIWEFAEMRYQEFESAKLLCRTLDACGFQVTRPIAGIETAFMGEYGTGRPVIAFLGEYDALPEMSQKADSTVQEPLVPGACGHGCGHHLLGTGSLEAAYAVKKLIEGGALKGTVRYYGCPAEEGGAGKGFMVRAGVFRDADICLTWHPMDANGVMNHTLANMRFFFRFHGVSAHASANPHMGRSALDALELTNVGCNYLREHIIPEARLHYAVTNTGGAAPNVVQAYAEEIYCIRAPGQDQLEEIFERVCNVARGAALMTDTRVDIQVVSAYANIIPNRTLRELALEKMREFCPLYYTEEELAYAAAYQEGGAVEPINKRVVEENAPFSGSTDVGDVSWNVPTLSLGITAYAAGTALHSWRSTAQGKSSVAKKGMHLAACVMAAVAAELFENSGLREQVREDFKKETGSGGYRSLLPGDAAPGDF